The Megalobrama amblycephala isolate DHTTF-2021 linkage group LG20, ASM1881202v1, whole genome shotgun sequence genome includes a window with the following:
- the ndst2b gene encoding bifunctional heparan sulfate N-deacetylase/N-sulfotransferase 2, translating to MAGVRKLARVFRHQGLHRLILALILFCLLSMAYLAYHVSAGPKIKEAPLPLPLGDCVATSVVGGGQRAPLFLPSQISQRRHSPRTADTSRTEPVVLLFVESIYSQLGQEIVAILESSRFHYRTEIAPGKGDMPSLAWRGRGRYALIVYENLLKYVNLDSWNRQLLDKYCQDYGVGIIGFYRANENSPSSAQLRGFPLFLRSNLPLWDYRVNPAAPLLYITKPNELEPGPLPADNWTTFLSNHSTYEPVLLASPRPAEPNQLPTHSHQQRVLLATVVQDLGLHDGIQRVFFGGSLSFWLHKLLFVDAVGYLTGRRLSLSLDRFLLVDVDDIFVGKEGTRMKVADVEALLHTQNKLRSLVPNFTFNLGFSGKFFHTGTDEEDEGDDTLLRHRQEFWWFPHMWSHMQPHLFHNVSVLAEQMRLNRQFAQEHGIPTDMGYAVAPHHSGVYPVHSQLYEAWKSVWGIKVTSTEEYPHLRPARYRRGFTHNGIQVLPRQTCGLFTHTIFYKDYPGGPQELDKSIRGGELFLTVLLNPVSIFMTHLSNYGNDRLGLYTFESLVRFVQCWTHLRLQTLPPVRLAHKYFQIFPDERDPLWQNPCHDKRHKDIWSKEKTCDRLPKFLVIGPQKTGTTALHSFLALHPAITSSFPSTVTFEEVQFFSGPNYQRGIDWYMDFFPVPSNVSTDFLFEKSANYFDTETAPKRAAALLPRAKIISILINPADRAYSWYQHQRAHQDPVALNYTFHEVISAGPSSPAALLSLHRRCLQPGAYSSHLERWLHHYQPSQLLIVDGVQLRSSPAQVMDGIQKFLGVTPYYNYTQALMFDESKGFWCQKLEAGRTRCLGKSKGRKYPDMSLESRVFLSEYYREQNVELLRLLKRLGQPLPIWLRDELHNASWS from the exons ATGGCTGGAGTGAGGAAGTTGGCACGAGTATTCAGGCATCAAGGTCTCCACCGCCTGATCCTTGCTCTCATTCTTTTCTGTCTGCTCTCCATGGCCTACCTGGCTTATCATGTCAGTGCTGGACCCAAGATCAAGGAGGCCCCTCTGCCGCTACCACTGGGGGACTGTGTAGCTACATCGGTTGTTGGTGGCGGACAAAGGGCTCCACTGTTCCTGCCATCTCAGATCAGCCAACGGCGACACTCACCGAGGACAGCAGACACCTCTCGGACGGAGCCTGTGGTGTTACTCTTCGTGGAAAGCATCTATTCCCAACTCGGACAAGAGATCGTTGCCATTTTAGAGTCAAGTCGCTTTCACTACCGCACTGAAATTGCACCGGGGAAGGGCGACATGCCTTCTCTGGCTTGGCGAGGTCGTGGCCGATACGCACTCATCGTCTATGAGAATCTGCTCAAGTACGTCAACTTGGACTCATGGAATCGCCAGTTACTGGATAAATACTGCCAAGACTATGGAGTGGGAATCATTGGCTTCTACCGGGCAAATGAAAACTCACCATCCAGCGCTCAGCTCAGGGGCTTCCCTCTGTTTTTGCGTTCAAACCTGCCACTTTGGGATTACAGAGTCAACCCTGCTGCCCCCCTACTCTACATCACCAAACCTAATGAGCTGGAACCTGGCCCTCTACCTGCAGACAACTGGACCACTTTCCTGTCCAACCACAGCACCTATGAGCCTGTGCTGTTAGCTAGCCCCAGACCAGCAGAACCTAATCAGCTCCCAACACACTCACACCAACAGAGAGTGCTGCTAGCTACTGTTGTGCAGGACCTAGGTCTTCACGATGGCATCCAGCGGGTGTTTTTTGGTGGAAGCTTGTCTTTTTGGCTGCACAAGCTGCTGTTTGTGGATGCTGTGGGTTATTTAACTGGCAGGAGGCTCAGCCTCTCACTGGACAGATTTTTGCTGGTGGATGTGGATGACATCTTTGTTGGGAAGGAGGGGACACGCATGAAAGTGGCGGATGTTGAG GCGCTGcttcacacacaaaataaacttCGTTCTCTTGTACCTAATTTCACCTTCAATCTGGGATTCTCTGGAAAGTTTTTTCATACAG GTACAGATGAGGAAGATGAGGGTGACGACACACTGCTCCGACACCGGCAGGAGTTCTGGTGGTTCCCGCACATGTGGAGTCACATGCAGCCTCATCTCTTCCACAACGTCAGCGTGCTCGCAGAACAGATGAGACTTAATAGACAGTTTGCACAG GAGCATGGGATCCCCACAGACATGGGTTACGCTGTAGCCCCCCATCACTCAGGTGTGTACCCCGTGCACAGTCAGCTTtatgaggcctggaagagtgtATGGGGCATCAAGGTGACCAGCACAGAGGAGTATCCTCATCTCAGGCCTGCCCGTTACCGCAGGGGATTCACACACAACGGCATACAG GTTCTCCCCCGGCAGACGTGTGGACTTTTCACACACACCATCTTCTATAAAGATTATCCAGGAGGCCCTCAGGAGCTGGACAAAAGCATTCGTGGCGGAGAGCTGTTTCTTACAGTGCTGCTCAATCCG GTTAGTATATTCATGACTCACCTGTCAAACTACGGCAACGACCGGCTGGGCCTGTACACCTTTGAGTCATTGGTGAGGTTTGTGCAGTGCTGGACTCACCTGCGCCTGCAGACGCTGCCTCCCGTCAGACTCGCTCACAAATACTTCCAGATTTTCCCAGATGAGAGAGACCCCTTGTGGCAG AACCCATGTCATGACAAGAGACACAAAGACATCTGGTCCAAAGAGAAGACCTGTGACAGATTGCCGAAGTTTCTAGTGATTGGCCCTCAGAAGACTG GAACTACTGCACTGCACTCGTTTCTTGCCCTTCATCCTGCCATTACCAGCAGTTTCCCCAGCACCGTCACCTTTGAGGAGGTGCAGTTCTTCAGCGGACCAAACTACCAGCGTGGCATTGACTG GTATATGGATTTTTTCCCCGTACCCTCGAATGTGAGCACAGACTTCCTGTTTGAGAAGAGCGCAAACTACTTTGACACTGAAACTGCCCCGAAGAGAGCAGCCGCCCTGTTACCAAGAGCCAAAATCATCTCAATACTGATCAACCCCGCTGACCGGGCATATTCCTGGTACCAG CATCAAAGGGCTCATCAGGATCCTGTGGCGCTGAACTACACGTTTCATGAGGTGATCTCTGCTGGGCCGTCCTCCCCCGCAGCTCTGCTGTCTCTGCACCGCCGCTGCCTGCAGCCTGGAGCCTACAGCAGCCATCTGGAGCGCTGGTTACATCACTACCAACCCAGTCAG CTGTTGATCGTGGATGGTGTGCAGCTGCGTTCCAGTCCTGCTCAGGTGATGGATGGGATTCAGAAGTTCCTTGGAGTCACACCGTACTACAACTACACACAGGCTTTGAT GTTTGACGAGAGTAAAGGTTTCTGGTGTCAGAAACTGGAGGCAGGACGCACTCGCTGTCTGGGAAAAAGCAAAGGAAGGAAATATCCAGACATGAGCCTGGAG